Proteins from a single region of Weeksella virosa DSM 16922:
- the trxA gene encoding thioredoxin, with amino-acid sequence MTFNEIINSNEKVLVDFFATWCGPCQMMHPILEQLKEEVKDGVKIIKIDIDKNQALAARYRVQGVPTFILFRNGQQVWKESGARNKESLLQVIQQH; translated from the coding sequence ATGACTTTTAATGAAATCATTAATAGTAATGAAAAAGTTTTGGTTGACTTTTTTGCTACTTGGTGTGGCCCTTGCCAAATGATGCACCCCATTCTAGAACAACTAAAAGAAGAAGTAAAAGACGGGGTAAAAATTATAAAAATAGACATTGATAAAAACCAGGCACTTGCCGCAAGATATCGTGTACAAGGCGTTCCCACGTTTATTCTTTTTAGAAATGGACAACAAGTCTGGAAAGAGAGTGGTGCACGAAACAAAGAAAGCTTACTCCAAGTAATTCAACAACATTAA
- the lepA gene encoding translation elongation factor 4, with translation MKNIRNFCIIAHIDHGKSTLADRLLQVTKTVTDRELQSQTLDDMDLERERGITIKSHAIQMEYEKDGETYILNLIDTPGHVDFSYEVSRSIAACEGALLIVDAAQSIQAQTISNLYLALENDLEIIPVLNKIDLPSANPEEVTDDIVDLIGCDPSDVLRVSGKTGEGVEELLHTIIERIPAPQGDPNAPLQALIFDSVYNPFRGIEAFYKVVNGEIRKGDEVKFMATGRKYHADEIGTLKLTQVEKKIIKTGDVGYIISGIKTASEVKVGDTITLTENPAAEPIDGFEEVKPMVFAGIYPVDTEDYEELRASIEKLRLNDASLTYEAESSAALGFGFRCGFLGMLHLEIIQERLEREFNMTVITTVPNVSYEAYLEKNPTVMIPVHNPSELPDPTGLNRVEEPYIKASIITKSEFVGPVMSLCIEKRGELTSQNYLTQHRVELVFDMPLAEVVFDFYDRLKSISKGYASFDYTPSGMKASKLVKVDVMINGEIVDALSALIHIDNAYTIGKKMCEKLKELIPRQQFDIPIQAAIGAKIIARETIKALRKDVTAKCYGGDISRKRKLLEKQKAGKKRMRQIGRVEVPQSAFLAVLKLND, from the coding sequence ATGAAGAATATCCGTAATTTTTGTATTATCGCTCACATCGACCATGGAAAAAGTACCCTGGCCGACCGTTTATTACAAGTAACAAAAACCGTTACCGATCGTGAGTTGCAAAGTCAGACCCTAGACGATATGGATTTGGAACGAGAACGTGGGATTACCATCAAATCTCATGCGATCCAGATGGAGTATGAAAAAGATGGTGAAACCTATATTCTAAACCTTATTGATACGCCAGGACACGTGGACTTCTCATACGAAGTTTCTCGTTCTATTGCAGCTTGTGAAGGTGCTCTACTTATCGTAGATGCGGCACAAAGCATACAGGCACAAACCATTTCTAACCTATATTTGGCGTTGGAAAATGATCTAGAAATCATCCCGGTACTAAATAAAATAGATTTACCTTCTGCTAATCCAGAAGAAGTAACCGATGATATTGTCGATTTAATTGGTTGCGATCCTAGCGATGTTTTACGCGTAAGTGGAAAAACTGGTGAAGGAGTAGAAGAACTTCTACACACAATTATAGAACGCATTCCTGCTCCGCAAGGGGATCCAAACGCACCCTTACAAGCGTTGATTTTCGATTCTGTGTATAATCCTTTCCGTGGAATAGAAGCTTTCTACAAAGTAGTAAATGGAGAAATAAGAAAAGGTGATGAAGTAAAGTTTATGGCAACCGGCAGAAAATACCATGCCGATGAGATTGGAACTTTAAAGCTCACCCAGGTTGAGAAAAAAATCATCAAAACAGGAGATGTTGGATATATCATTTCGGGTATAAAAACGGCTTCTGAGGTAAAAGTTGGTGATACAATTACTTTGACAGAAAATCCTGCTGCCGAGCCAATTGATGGTTTCGAAGAGGTGAAGCCAATGGTTTTCGCAGGGATTTATCCTGTAGATACGGAGGATTACGAAGAACTACGTGCTTCTATCGAGAAACTCCGACTAAACGACGCTTCTCTTACTTATGAGGCAGAGTCTTCTGCAGCCTTGGGATTTGGTTTCCGCTGTGGATTCTTAGGAATGTTGCACCTAGAAATCATTCAAGAGCGCTTGGAACGAGAATTCAATATGACCGTAATTACTACTGTACCAAACGTATCGTATGAAGCATATTTAGAGAAAAATCCTACCGTAATGATACCGGTACATAACCCTTCTGAACTTCCAGATCCGACAGGTCTCAATCGTGTAGAAGAACCATATATCAAAGCTTCGATTATTACAAAATCTGAGTTTGTTGGTCCAGTAATGAGTTTATGTATCGAGAAAAGAGGCGAATTAACTTCGCAAAATTACTTGACTCAGCATCGGGTAGAATTGGTTTTTGATATGCCTTTGGCAGAAGTTGTTTTTGATTTTTACGATCGTCTAAAATCGATTTCGAAAGGTTATGCATCATTCGATTATACTCCATCGGGTATGAAAGCCTCTAAATTGGTAAAAGTAGACGTGATGATTAACGGAGAAATTGTAGACGCACTTTCTGCACTCATTCACATAGACAATGCCTATACTATTGGTAAGAAGATGTGTGAAAAATTGAAAGAATTAATCCCTCGTCAGCAGTTTGATATTCCGATTCAGGCAGCAATTGGTGCGAAAATCATTGCTCGAGAAACGATCAAGGCCCTCCGAAAAGATGTTACTGCAAAGTGTTATGGTGGTGATATCTCTCGTAAGCGTAAGTTATTAGAAAAACAAAAAGCAGGAAAGAAAAGAATGCGTCAGATTGGACGAGTAGAAGTTCCACAATCAGCATTCTTGGCCGTATTGAAGTTAAACGACTAA
- a CDS encoding nucleoside triphosphate pyrophosphohydrolase family protein has product MIEPKPLQAVKAFHTTFQHPILEKPQIPSADRCQLRLALLTEELAELQQAIDKKDLVEIADAFCDLQYVLSGAILEFGLQGKFYELFEEVQRSNMSKACKTEEEAKETQQYYYDKDKTESYYKEKDGLFLVYRKDDHKTLKSVNYSPANLQEILDK; this is encoded by the coding sequence ATGATCGAACCAAAACCTTTGCAGGCAGTAAAAGCATTTCATACTACTTTTCAGCATCCAATTCTAGAGAAACCTCAAATACCGTCAGCGGATCGTTGTCAATTGCGTTTGGCTTTGTTAACTGAAGAGTTGGCAGAGTTGCAACAAGCGATTGATAAAAAAGATTTAGTGGAAATTGCTGATGCTTTTTGCGATTTGCAATATGTACTTTCTGGGGCTATTTTAGAGTTTGGATTGCAAGGAAAGTTTTATGAATTGTTTGAAGAAGTGCAACGATCGAATATGAGTAAAGCTTGTAAAACTGAAGAAGAAGCGAAAGAAACTCAGCAATATTATTACGATAAAGACAAGACAGAAAGTTATTATAAAGAGAAAGATGGTTTGTTTTTGGTCTATCGGAAAGATGATCATAAAACGTTGAAATCGGTGAACTATTCTCCTGCCAATCTACAAGAAATATTAGATAAATAA
- a CDS encoding siderophore-interacting protein: protein MNKPKIARKEFELVGKEYITPHYIRVTLQCDDISPYANCTLGVNNKIMIPPTGVDRVYFPTLTKKGFDHTSVEEHLRPIIRTYTHRYIDLEKNQLQIDFVHHGENGPASAWAIHAEKGDKIGVVMKAQKTELCPPADWYFLIGDATAIPVIASILESLPQDAKGIVLLETPTKEDEQNLQKPDGITIKWLHNLHPEKGSELAKIAQQHTIPSIENKFAYVAAEFSTVKVLRNYFRKELGWTRDELYAYSYWKAGFAEDKSVTSREEEKNSFE, encoded by the coding sequence ATGAACAAGCCAAAAATTGCAAGAAAAGAATTCGAATTGGTTGGGAAAGAATATATTACACCGCACTATATCCGGGTTACTTTACAATGTGATGATATTTCCCCATATGCTAATTGCACCTTAGGAGTCAATAACAAAATAATGATTCCGCCCACAGGAGTTGATCGCGTTTATTTTCCTACACTTACTAAGAAGGGGTTCGATCATACTTCTGTAGAAGAACATTTACGCCCTATCATCCGGACATATACGCATCGATACATCGATCTAGAAAAAAATCAATTGCAGATAGATTTTGTACATCATGGCGAAAACGGACCTGCTTCGGCTTGGGCTATTCATGCCGAAAAAGGAGATAAAATCGGTGTGGTGATGAAAGCGCAAAAAACAGAATTATGCCCACCAGCAGATTGGTATTTCTTGATTGGCGATGCCACAGCCATTCCGGTAATTGCCTCTATATTAGAATCTTTACCACAAGATGCAAAAGGTATTGTACTGCTCGAAACTCCTACCAAAGAAGATGAGCAAAATTTACAAAAACCAGATGGTATAACTATAAAATGGTTGCACAATCTACATCCAGAAAAAGGAAGTGAATTAGCAAAAATCGCTCAACAACACACAATACCGAGCATCGAAAACAAATTTGCATATGTTGCTGCCGAATTCTCTACGGTAAAAGTACTGAGAAATTATTTTAGAAAAGAGTTAGGTTGGACCAGAGACGAACTCTATGCCTATTCGTATTGGAAAGCCGGATTCGCCGAAGACAAATCGGTTACTTCTCGAGAAGAAGAAAAAAATTCTTTCGAATAA
- a CDS encoding siderophore ABC transporter substrate-binding protein — translation MKKLIHLSILTTLLLVGACKENEQHHNANIDTIEVVHELGTTQVKENPERVVVFDIGSLETLDQLGVKIVGIPKDFLPEHLQQYAQDSSIENVGSVKEANYEKVNALNPDLIIISDRLQDAYKELSSIAPTIYMQVDYKDYLNSFEKNTLTLGKIFGKEKETEEKVKQIKDKIQTEKDILSKDDKKALIVLYNNGKFSAYGKGSRFGFIHDVLGVQQATENLEVSTHGQPISNEFIEHKNPDYLFIVDRSAMINRVETNKKEIENVLIQRTNAYKNGKIIYLNPQVWYVSGGGLTSTQMMVDEVKNALK, via the coding sequence ATGAAAAAGTTAATACATTTATCTATTCTTACGACACTCTTATTGGTTGGTGCTTGTAAAGAAAATGAACAACACCACAATGCCAATATCGATACCATCGAAGTTGTACACGAATTAGGGACAACACAAGTAAAAGAAAATCCAGAGCGGGTAGTTGTTTTTGATATTGGATCGCTCGAAACTTTGGATCAATTGGGTGTGAAAATTGTCGGTATACCAAAAGATTTCTTACCCGAACATTTACAGCAATATGCACAAGACTCGAGCATAGAAAATGTAGGCTCTGTGAAAGAAGCAAACTACGAAAAAGTAAATGCTTTGAATCCTGATTTGATCATCATTTCTGATCGATTACAAGACGCTTATAAAGAACTTTCTTCTATTGCACCTACAATTTACATGCAAGTTGATTACAAAGATTACCTCAACTCTTTCGAAAAAAATACCCTTACTTTAGGAAAAATATTCGGGAAAGAAAAAGAAACTGAAGAGAAGGTAAAACAGATAAAAGACAAAATCCAAACAGAAAAAGATATTCTTTCGAAAGATGATAAAAAAGCCCTAATTGTATTGTACAATAATGGGAAATTTAGTGCCTATGGAAAAGGTTCTCGGTTTGGCTTTATTCATGATGTTTTGGGAGTGCAACAAGCCACCGAAAACTTGGAGGTATCTACACACGGGCAACCAATCTCTAATGAATTTATCGAACACAAAAATCCAGATTACTTATTTATTGTCGATCGTTCTGCCATGATTAATCGTGTAGAAACCAATAAAAAAGAAATAGAAAACGTATTAATTCAGCGTACAAATGCTTATAAAAATGGTAAAATTATTTACCTAAATCCGCAGGTTTGGTACGTATCGGGAGGAGGATTAACTTCTACACAAATGATGGTGGATGAGGTGAAAAATGCCTTAAAATAA
- a CDS encoding iron ABC transporter ATP-binding protein, translating to MIKVENIYKQFGKREVLKGVGFDIPKNQITSLIGPNGAGKSTLLSIISRLIEKDKGSVSLDGENLFKIKNKELAKHLSFLKQANHLDLRLTVEELVAFGRFPYSKGKLTQIDHEKIQEAITFCSLEDFKDCYLDELSGGQRQRAFLAMVIAQDTEYILLDEPLNNLDMKLSVQVMKTLKRLVEEKGKTVIIVIHEINFASNYSDYIIALKNGKVLKKGPTEEVISAENLKEIFDLNFEVIERNGQRICNYFNL from the coding sequence ATGATTAAAGTAGAAAATATATACAAACAATTTGGTAAGCGAGAGGTGCTTAAAGGCGTAGGATTTGACATTCCGAAAAACCAAATCACCTCGCTAATTGGCCCTAATGGTGCCGGAAAAAGCACGTTATTATCAATCATTAGCCGTCTGATAGAAAAAGACAAAGGATCGGTTAGTTTAGATGGAGAAAATCTTTTCAAAATAAAAAATAAAGAGTTAGCCAAACATTTATCTTTCTTGAAACAAGCCAATCATCTCGATCTTAGATTAACGGTAGAAGAACTTGTAGCTTTTGGTCGATTCCCATACTCTAAAGGCAAATTAACACAGATTGATCACGAAAAAATACAAGAAGCAATTACCTTTTGCTCACTAGAAGATTTCAAAGATTGTTATTTGGATGAATTGAGTGGTGGACAGCGTCAACGTGCATTTCTTGCAATGGTGATTGCCCAAGATACCGAATACATTTTGCTCGATGAGCCGCTGAATAATCTAGATATGAAGCTTTCGGTACAAGTAATGAAAACCCTAAAACGCTTGGTCGAAGAGAAAGGAAAAACAGTGATAATTGTGATTCATGAAATCAATTTTGCTTCGAATTATTCAGACTATATCATTGCTTTGAAAAACGGTAAAGTGCTGAAAAAAGGCCCTACAGAAGAAGTTATTTCTGCCGAAAATCTAAAAGAAATTTTCGATCTCAATTTTGAAGTAATCGAACGAAACGGACAACGAATTTGTAACTATTTTAATTTATAA
- a CDS encoding iron chelate uptake ABC transporter family permease subunit, whose translation MTKTLRNRTIILSSVFVFVTAIFMFYNIGNNLDYVLPRRLIRLCTIILVGICVGYSSLIFQTITNNKILTPSIMGYEAVFILFQTFLVFLYGDKSFKVINQNDNFFISIAFMMLFSFIMYFVLFKKGKNNIYHLLLIGLVLGTLFSTLSQFLQIIIDPNEFSMIEAFMFVSFTKMNTTLLYTATGIILVTLVLAQPYLKYLDVIALGREHAINLGLNYNRLIQLYMFIISIFVSVSTALVGPIAFLGIMVTNLCYELFITRQHRYMVWLCSIIACVFLLIGQTLVEHFFNFSTTTSIVINFIGGVYFIYLVLKSTQKK comes from the coding sequence ATGACCAAAACTTTACGAAATAGAACCATTATCCTGAGCAGTGTCTTCGTTTTTGTTACTGCGATTTTTATGTTTTATAACATAGGAAACAATCTCGATTATGTTTTACCAAGAAGACTTATTCGTCTTTGTACAATTATTTTGGTAGGCATTTGTGTGGGGTATTCTTCTTTGATTTTCCAGACGATAACCAACAATAAAATTCTCACACCATCGATCATGGGATATGAAGCGGTCTTCATTCTCTTCCAAACATTTTTAGTGTTTTTGTATGGCGACAAAAGTTTTAAAGTAATCAATCAGAACGATAACTTTTTTATTTCGATTGCTTTTATGATGCTATTTTCCTTTATCATGTATTTTGTGTTATTTAAAAAAGGAAAAAACAATATCTATCATTTATTATTGATAGGATTAGTACTTGGTACTTTATTTAGCACGCTGAGTCAATTTTTACAAATCATCATCGATCCTAATGAGTTCTCTATGATAGAAGCTTTTATGTTTGTATCCTTTACCAAAATGAATACGACACTACTCTACACTGCTACAGGCATCATACTCGTTACTTTAGTTCTGGCACAACCTTATCTCAAATATCTAGATGTGATCGCACTTGGTCGAGAACATGCTATAAATCTTGGTTTGAACTATAATCGTCTTATCCAGCTTTACATGTTCATCATATCCATTTTTGTTTCCGTATCAACCGCTTTGGTTGGCCCGATAGCCTTTCTAGGCATTATGGTAACCAATTTATGTTACGAGCTTTTTATCACTAGACAGCACCGATACATGGTATGGCTTTGTAGTATTATTGCTTGTGTTTTTTTATTGATTGGCCAAACATTGGTCGAACATTTTTTCAATTTTTCAACCACAACAAGCATTGTCATCAACTTTATTGGTGGCGTTTATTTTATTTATCTCGTCCTTAAATCAACCCAAAAAAAATGA
- a CDS encoding ABC transporter permease, which yields MKYFYLLVLLVVLCLLSLFIGVKEIPLRSIFSLSDDEIMILAISRIPRTIALILTGVGLSISGFIMQQIAQNKFVAPSTAGTLDAAKMGILLSIISFQHISVFGKTLIALSFTLLATCIFIIMIRRIRTKNTIFIPLIGIMYGNILNAISTFYAYKNNIVQSVQGWMMGDFSSVLQGNYESIYFILPAVVITYLYANEFVVVGMGENFSKNLGLNYHSVVYIGLFCVALTVSITVVTIGAIPFLGLIIPNVVSMIHGDNLKRTLPYTAIYGAIFLIICDLISRIIIFPYEVPIGLTIGIVGGIFFSFLILKRKA from the coding sequence ATGAAATACTTTTATTTACTTGTTCTATTGGTCGTTCTCTGTTTACTTTCTCTTTTTATAGGAGTAAAGGAGATACCACTACGCTCTATTTTCTCCTTGTCTGATGATGAAATAATGATATTGGCAATTAGCCGAATTCCGAGAACGATTGCCTTGATTTTGACAGGGGTCGGGCTTAGCATTTCGGGATTTATCATGCAACAAATTGCCCAAAACAAATTTGTAGCACCTTCTACAGCTGGTACGCTTGATGCTGCAAAAATGGGAATACTGCTCAGTATCATTTCTTTTCAGCACATTTCGGTTTTCGGTAAAACCCTTATTGCATTGTCTTTTACTCTTTTAGCCACTTGTATTTTTATAATAATGATCAGAAGAATTCGTACAAAAAATACCATATTCATTCCGCTCATCGGTATTATGTACGGGAATATTCTCAATGCAATTTCTACTTTTTATGCCTACAAAAACAATATAGTACAGAGTGTCCAGGGATGGATGATGGGCGACTTTTCTTCGGTTTTACAAGGCAATTACGAGTCGATCTATTTCATCCTACCAGCCGTAGTCATTACTTATTTATATGCCAATGAATTTGTTGTAGTCGGGATGGGCGAAAACTTCTCTAAAAATCTTGGTCTCAATTACCATAGCGTCGTCTATATCGGATTGTTTTGTGTTGCGCTCACCGTAAGTATTACGGTGGTTACGATAGGAGCTATTCCTTTTTTGGGCCTAATAATCCCGAATGTTGTGAGCATGATTCATGGTGATAACCTAAAAAGAACTTTACCCTATACAGCAATTTATGGTGCTATTTTCTTGATAATTTGTGATTTAATCAGCCGAATAATTATTTTCCCGTATGAAGTGCCAATAGGTTTGACAATTGGTATCGTAGGCGGAATATTTTTCTCTTTTCTCATCCTAAAACGTAAAGCCTAA
- a CDS encoding DNA polymerase III subunit produces the protein MLWDNIVGQTELIDQLKATIKDGRISHAQLFIAPEGVGALPLAIAYAQHILCPDSTASCTQKVVHLQHPDLHFSYPYNKVSASDGQHPVATKYIGLWRNFVLENPYGNYSDWMKFLGIEKKQGIINVHEANDIIKRLTLNSYEGGYKVMIIWHADLMNEDAANKLLKVIEEPPQRTIFILIAEKQDAILPTILSRCQVVNIPHLTDAAVEKYLVEQENIPRELAKQFAFMAQGNLRVAKQLATEDHSLYDTYFVSMVRLAFLAKKKLSALREIILWANEISLWSRDEQKNFLIHSSEIYRQALLKNYQADEISYLQVKSDSFKWAGFFPYINSRNIEDILTELNEAAYHIERNGNAKIIFFDMAVKLTRFIHRVER, from the coding sequence ATGTTATGGGATAATATTGTCGGGCAAACCGAACTAATTGATCAATTAAAAGCTACCATAAAAGACGGCAGAATAAGTCATGCACAATTATTTATTGCACCCGAAGGTGTAGGCGCTTTACCCTTGGCTATTGCGTATGCTCAGCATATTTTATGTCCAGATTCTACAGCGAGCTGTACACAGAAAGTTGTTCATTTACAACATCCAGATTTACATTTCTCTTATCCTTATAACAAAGTTTCGGCAAGCGACGGCCAACACCCTGTAGCTACAAAATACATCGGTTTGTGGAGAAATTTTGTCTTAGAAAATCCGTACGGAAATTATTCTGATTGGATGAAATTCCTAGGCATAGAAAAAAAACAAGGCATAATCAATGTTCACGAAGCCAATGATATCATCAAACGTTTAACCCTGAACAGTTACGAGGGTGGATACAAGGTAATGATTATTTGGCATGCAGATTTGATGAACGAAGATGCAGCGAATAAACTCCTGAAAGTTATAGAAGAGCCACCCCAAAGAACAATTTTTATTCTGATTGCCGAAAAACAAGATGCGATTTTACCCACCATTTTGTCGCGCTGTCAGGTTGTAAATATTCCACATCTGACTGATGCTGCAGTTGAAAAATATCTCGTAGAACAAGAAAATATCCCTAGAGAACTTGCCAAACAATTTGCTTTCATGGCTCAGGGAAATTTACGTGTGGCTAAGCAACTTGCAACAGAAGATCATTCACTCTATGATACTTATTTTGTATCGATGGTACGTTTGGCATTTTTGGCCAAAAAGAAACTATCTGCCTTGCGAGAGATAATTCTCTGGGCCAATGAAATATCTCTATGGTCGAGGGACGAGCAGAAAAATTTCCTAATTCATTCGTCGGAAATTTATCGTCAAGCATTGCTCAAAAATTATCAAGCCGATGAGATAAGTTACCTACAAGTAAAATCCGACTCTTTCAAGTGGGCAGGTTTTTTTCCTTATATCAATAGCCGAAATATAGAAGATATTCTCACCGAGCTCAACGAAGCGGCTTATCATATCGAGAGAAACGGTAATGCAAAAATTATATTTTTTGATATGGCGGTAAAACTCACTCGTTTCATTCATCGAGTCGAGCGATAA
- a CDS encoding alpha/beta fold hydrolase: MLAYTKLGKGINTLIFLHGFLENRKIWFDLAEDLASDFSILLIDFPGHGLSKNIDGNPSVDQIAREVIRVADHENIESFTVWGHSMGGYVALAIADLFPQRLDALVLMNSTTFADNVEKKLQRIKAKKTVEKNLKTLINLSIPNLFYQQKNEEKQAAIEVLKEIAYETSVEGAQYALDAMRLRPDRHKTLLQFPKPSLVIVGKYDQTVNPRELLACLENHPAVTTKTLSTGHVSHYENYNEVLKIAWQFLRAVYY, encoded by the coding sequence ATGTTAGCGTACACAAAATTGGGTAAGGGCATAAATACCCTTATTTTTTTACATGGTTTCTTAGAAAACAGAAAAATTTGGTTTGATTTAGCAGAAGATTTGGCCTCTGATTTTTCTATCCTTTTAATTGATTTTCCGGGTCATGGTTTATCAAAAAACATTGATGGAAATCCTTCCGTTGATCAAATAGCAAGAGAAGTTATTCGGGTAGCCGACCATGAAAATATAGAATCTTTCACGGTTTGGGGACACTCGATGGGTGGCTATGTAGCTTTGGCTATTGCAGATCTTTTCCCCCAGAGATTAGATGCTTTAGTCTTGATGAATTCGACTACGTTTGCCGATAATGTTGAAAAGAAGTTACAACGAATAAAAGCTAAGAAAACAGTAGAAAAAAACCTTAAAACCTTGATAAATCTTAGCATTCCTAATTTATTTTATCAACAAAAGAATGAAGAAAAACAAGCAGCTATCGAAGTTCTAAAAGAGATTGCGTACGAAACAAGTGTAGAAGGTGCACAGTATGCATTAGATGCAATGCGTTTGCGCCCTGATCGACATAAAACTTTGCTTCAATTCCCTAAACCTTCTTTGGTTATTGTCGGAAAGTATGACCAAACAGTAAATCCTAGAGAATTACTTGCATGCCTAGAGAATCATCCTGCCGTAACCACAAAAACGCTCTCGACCGGGCATGTTTCTCATTACGAGAACTATAATGAAGTACTGAAAATCGCTTGGCAATTTCTGAGAGCTGTCTATTATTAA